CTTCCTTGTCTAACACGGAGCCATAAGCCGTCATCATGACGATCTTGGCATCCGGCTGGATCTCCCGCGCCCGGCGGGCGACTTCAATCCCGTTGAATCCCGGCATCACCAGATCAGTGATGATCAAGTCGAAATGCTCCTGTTCGATCTTTTCCATGGCCTCCGCTCCATTGGCGGCGGAGACCACCTTGCATTCTTTCTGCCCCATCGATTTCTGGATCGACCAGCGCACCAGTTTTTCGTCGTCGACCACCAGAATCTTTCTGTCCATATGGATTGGCCTTTTCCCGGATTCAGTATCAGCAGGTGTCGGGTTTTCGAACTCGTTTTGTCATGAAACTCATAATCCTGAAATTTTAAATTCTGCAATTTAAGTGCCATTCGAGGGAATGTATTGTGCTCGGACGGGCCGGACCTAAGGATAAGGCGCGTATGTAATAAAAATAATAGATGATTTTTATAGGCTATTGCAAGAATAATCTTGAGGACCCGGTAAACTTTTTTCCGGAAATCAGGGAGAAATAATGTGGAGCCGGAGGATGATCCGGATTTTATGACCTTCCGGATCGGGTGATATCACGCAGTAGATGTGTGATCTCCCGATTGTCGAGGCATAAAAGTTCAGAGAATTTACCGCAAAGACGCGGAGGGCGCAGAGAAGGACAAGAGCAGAAGGGGCAAAAGCACACAGGCACAAAGTAAAATCAAAGACGAAAGGCGTCCACTGCAAAGACACCTGTCCGACGGCGGGGGGGAGGGAGGAAAAATGAAAAGAGTACAGGCAATTCGGGAAACATGGGGCGGTTGAATTCAGTCGAGGGGTGAGGCATGTTTCAGTTCCACGCACACGGCGTAGGTTCCGTCACTTTCTCACGGGGTTTCTCCGAAACGTTCTTCGATCTTGACTTCAAAACCTTCCCGTTTGCAGGCAGGGCAGAGACCATCTCCCGCCAGGTAGGACATTTTCAGTGCTTCCGCATCTTCCGGTGTGGTTCGGCGAATGATCGGTTTGTATTTCAAACATTTCATAATTGTTCCCCCCTGAATATCTTCAGCTTAGATCGTTTCCCGTAAAACGGACTAATTGTACGGATTGCCGGCAAGTCTTGTCAAGAAAAATCAGATCTTGATTTTTTTTGTCGCGGAAGGGTAGGATACAAAAAACTGGAAATTAGGAATTAGAAATTGGGAACTGCAATTCTAAAAGCATCTCTCGCAAAGATCGCCAAGGGCGCAGAGGAGATCCCGGAAGCGGTCATTGGCTCTGCATTTTCTGTATGGGGCGTTGCAGTTCTTGGTGTTCTTCGCGACTTGGTGAGAGAAAAGGCCGCCCCGGGTAAACGGGAACTGATTCCGTTCGCCCTGAGCGGGTCGAAGGGTGAACCGTTCTTGGTTCAACACCACGAACGGGATGATTGACAGGTTGGGAGACCGTATATTGCAAGCGGAAAAGGCCGGGAAAGTGGCACTCCTCTGGGACGAGTCGTTCCTCTGGGGGATCATGGCGACCCGGGCGCTGAGAAAGATCGGGGTTCCCTTCGATATAGTAACGGCACGGGAGATTGTAGGGGGGAGGCTCGATCGTTATGGTGTTCTCTTCGTTCCCGGCGGATGGGCCGGGGACAAGAGCCGTGCCCTGGGTGCGGAGGGGCGGGAGAAGGTCGACCGGTTCGTTCGCAGGGGTGGACGTTTCATCGGTTTCTGCGGGGGGGCGGGTCTTGCCCTTGATGTGGAGGAGGGACTCGCCCTGGTGCCGGTCCGCCGAATGCCGACGGCGGAGCGGATCCCGAATTTCAGCGGGAAGATCCGGGTCCGGCCGTCCGATGCCCAACACCCCCTCTGGCGGAAAATGTCGGCCCCCTATTCCTTTTATGTCTGGTGGCCGGGACAGTTCCTCCTTGATCCGGAGGGGGAGGACCGGGTCCGGGTCGTGGCGGGATACGGGGAACCGGAGGACGATTTCTACGTGGCCGATCTAAAGGCGGCTGACCTGGCCGCAGCCTCTGAAAGCTGGGAGAGTTGGGAGACCTTCTACGGCATCCGGATGAACCCGGCCCGGCTGATGGGGGAGCCGGCCATGCTGGAGGGAGAATACGGCCGGGGGAAGGTCTTTCTCTCTTACCTGCATCTCGATACCCCCGACGATCCGGCGGGGTTGCAGGCCTTCTGCAACCTGTTGACCCGGTGGGCCGTGCCGGGGAAGGATCTTCCGGGCCCGCAGGATGAAGATCCGCAGGACGTACGCTGGGTCCGGGTCCATCAGGAGGCGCTTCAACTCTTCGATTTGCTGGAACGGAGCGGGGAGGAGCTCTTTGAAATGGGCCGCCGGAATTATCTCTGGTTCCGGCGTAAACCTTACATGCTCCAGTGGCGCCGGGGGGTTCGGGGGATGGAGTACGGTATTGTAATGATGATGGTCCGGGAGCTGCGGCAGCGGTTTTACCGTCTTCGGGGTTCCGGCAGGATGTTGAAGGTGCCGGATGGTATGGAGGTCGAGACGGAGTTCGACCGGCTCCGTCCGCTCGCTGCGGCCTTTTTCCGGCAGGCGGAGCGCCTTCTTCTGCTGGAGCGTTTTGCGATCAGCAAAGGGGCGAAGCTCCACCATCTCCGGACGGATGACCCTGGGATCGGCCGGTTACGGGAAGTCCTTTTCTCCGGGAACAGGCGCTTCGGCGGTCTCTTCAAGGAGTTGATCGATTCTCTTGACGGGTTGCTCCTTGCGGCGATGCGATCGGAGGGATGAAGATGGAAAAACAAGATCAGGGGAGTCCCGCTGGAAGCGGGACCGAATGGCGGGGCGTCTTTTCTTTTGGTTCGTTTTCTTTGGACGAGCAAAGAAAATGAACGAAAACAATGAGTTAAGTAACTTTGGAAGGATGGAAGGTTATCCTAAGAGCAATTCACGGCTGGGGGTGTGTGGAGAAAAAGCTAAGGCAGAAAAGAAAGAATGCTTGACAACAATAAACCAGCACACTGAGAACACGGAGAAAAGCAGGGCATGGCAAAGTCAAAAGCAATCAACCACGGGGAACACGGGGGGACACGGGGAAAGGCAAAACCGTTTTTTCGCCAAGCACGCAAGGACCGCAAAGAAAGGCAACAGTCCAAATGAAAAATCAAGAACACCGACCCCGCATCCTGATCTCGGCTCCCCACCGGAGTTCGGGGAAGTCCACGATCTCCATCGGGCTTTCCGCCGCCTTCCGGGAACGGGGGGTGTCGGTGCAGCCCTTCAAGAAGGGGCCGGACTATATCGATCCCATGTGGCTGACGAGGGCTGCCGGACGGGAGTGCCGGAACCTCGACTTTTTCATGATGGGGGAAGAGTCGATCCGGCGGACCTTTGCAGCGGCCGGCCGGGATGCCGGCCTCTCTCTCATCGAGGGGAATATGGGGTTTTTCGACGGTCTGGACCTGGAGGGAACCGACAGTACGGCGGCTCTTGCCCGTCTCCTGCGGGTTCCGGCGATCCTGGTGGTCAACACCCGGCGGATGACCCGGGGGATTGCGCCCCTCGTCCTGGGGCACCAGCAGTTTGAGCCGGGGACCCCTGTGGCCGGGGTGATTCTCAACCGGATCCGGGGCGCCCGCCATGAGAAGAAGTTGCGGGAGGCCCTCGTCCGTTACAGCGGTATCGAGGTGGTGGGAGCGATTCCCGATGATCAGGGGCTTTTGATCGAGGAGCGTCATCTGGGCCTCACTCCAGTGAAGGAGAATCTTTCTCTGCCGCCGGTGGTGGAGAAACTTTCCGGGGCCGTGTCCGCCCATGTTGATCTTGACCGTGTCCTGGAGATCGCCCGGTCCGCTCCGGAGATTGCAGGGGAAAAGGAGGAACCGGATTTTTTCCCCGAGCCGGATGTGCGGATCGGGGTTGCCATGGACCCGGCCTTTACCTTTTATTATCCCGAGAACCTTTCCGCGCTGCGCCGGGCCGGGGCCGGTCTGGTCCCGTTCAACACGCTGAAGGATCACACACTGCCGGATGTTAATGCCCTTTATATAGGCGGCGGTTTCCCTGAGGTCTTTATGGAGGCGCTGGAGAAGAACAGCCTCCTGCGCGGGGCGATTCGGGAGGCGGTTGAAGAAGGTCTCCCGGTCTATGCCGAGTGCGGAGGCTTGATGTACCTGACCCGGTCCATCACCTACCGGGGGGAGAAAAGGGCGATGGTGGGGGTGCTTCCCTGTGATGTGGAGATGCACGAACGCCCCATGGGGCATGGCTATGTCATTCTGGAGACGACGGGGAAGGCGTCGTGGCTGACTCCCCGGAAGGCGGTCCATGCCCATGAGTTTCATCATTCGAAGGTGGTCAACCTGGGCAAGGTCGATTTTGCCTACCGGATGGTCCGAGGACGGGGGGTGGCGGGCAGACTCGACGGGATCCTCCATAAAAATGTCCTGGCTGCCTATACCCATCTCCATGCAGGAGGTGATCCACGCTGGGCGGTGGAGTTTTGCGCCTTTGTGCGGGAAACAGGGTTTGCCTTGCCGCCGGGGCACTGAATTTTCTTGCATGCTTCCGGAAAAAAGCATAATATTTCCTGAATATTCTAATATGGATGTTGTTTGAACAATTAAGGAGGTCGTACAGCAATGACTGAACAGGCGGAACTGGAAGGTCTGGAATCTTACAAGGCAAAGATCAATCCCGTGACCAAAGGGACGGTCACCTGGAAAGAGGATCTCATATTCGAGGCGAGGACCCAGGTCGGGTATGATTTCGAATTTGACGGCAGGGTCCAGTGGGGGTGTGCGCCTACGGAGAGTCTCCTTTTGAGCCTGGGGGGCTGCATGGGAATCGACGTGGCCATGTTTCTCAAGAAGATGCGTGTGGAGCTGTCTTCCCTGAAGGTTGAACTGACCGGGGAGCGGAACCCGACGCCGCCTCAATATTACAAGAAGATAGATATCACCGTCCGTGCCTCGGGCGAAGGACTGAACGAAAACAAGATGAAACGGGCGGTAAAGCTCTCTCACGAGAAATACTGTTCCGTCTATCACTCCCTCCGGAAAGACCTGGAGGTAAATGTACATTATGTCCTGGAGTAGAATATGTTCCGGCTGACTGGTCTCAATCATCTGGCCTTTGCAACGGGCGATATGGACGGGACCATTCATTACTGGCGGGACCTCCTCGGGATGCGGCTGGTCGTGGCCATGGGCAAACCGGGATACCGGCAGTATTTCTTCGAGATTTCTCCGAACGACATGGTAACCTTTTTCGAATGGCCTGATGTGGAGTCCGTCCCGTACAAGCGGCACGGCGATCCGGTGAACGGTCCCTTCATCTTTGATCATGTTTCCTTCGGCGTCGAGAAGGAGGAGGATCTCTGGGAATTGATCGATCGGTTGGAGGCGGCGGATTTTCCCGTCTCCGATGTGATCGATCACGGTTTCATCCATTCTATCTATACCTATGACCCGAACGGTATTCCCCTCGAATTCAGTCACAATGTGGAAGGGGTCGATGTGAGACGGCGCCCCGTCATGGCCGATGAAGCCCCGTCGGAAGTGACCCGTGAGGGGAGTGAACCGCACCGGACCTTCTGGCCGGAGGTTGTGGAGCCGACGCCGGAAGGGGAACGAATTCTTACGCCGGGAGCGGGAAGTGAGCTCTTCCCCGGGGGAGAAACCGGTTAAGGCGGTACTTTCCTTGACAGTTCGGGGAGTTTCTGTTAGAAATCATAGGGTATGGGTCAACGGTTGATGAGGCAATCCGACCGAATTTCTGTATAGGGAAATGGATATGAATGTCAAAGAACTGATCAGAGAGGGGAACCACACGATCTACTCCATCGGCAAGGACGGGAGTGTGGCCGAGGCCATTGAACAGCTGGTGGAACATGAAATCGGTGCGTTGATTGTAACGGACAATGGAAAACCGGTAGGGGTTTTTTCGGAACGGGATGTGCTTACGACCTGGGTCCGAAAGGGCGACCGGATGTTCCGGGATATCAAGGTCCAGGAGGTGATGACGGGCAACATGATCGTGGTGGAACCGAAAGATGACCTGTGCTACGTGATGAATGTCATGGTCAAGAATCGGATTCGTCACCTTCCTGTCGTGGAGGATCATCATCTGGTCGGCGTCCTTTCCATCCGGGATGTGGTGAAGACGCAGGTGACCAATCTGCAGGCCGAAAATCATTACCTGAAAGAATATATCACCGACAAATATCCCGGTTAATTTTAACATTCGTTCAACGGGTCGTCCTGCCACTGTGAAAATCGGAATCATTGTAAAACCCCGCCTTGAGGCAGGGGAGGTTCTGCGGAGTCTCCTGTTCTACCTTCGTCAACGAGACGTGGAGATCTTTCTCGACCCGGAAACGGCGGGCCTGATCGGAGAGCCCGGATCCTGCCCGAAGTCCGAAATCCCCTCCAGGGTCGATTTGATTGCCGTTCTGGGAGGGGACGGTACCCTCCTGAGTGTGGCCCGCCTCATCGGCGCCCGGGATGTGCCGATCTTCGGGGTCAATCTCGGCAGTCTCGGCTTCCTGACGGAGGTGACCCTGGATGAACTCTATCCCACCCTTGATCGTGTGATCGCCGGAGAGGTCGATCTTGATGAGCGGATCATGCTCACAGCCTCCGTCATTCGTGAGGGGGAGAAGATCTCCAGCGATTCCGTCTTGAACGACATTGTCATCAACAAGAGCGCCCTCGCCAAGATCATCGATCTGGCCGCCTATATTGACGGGAAACATATCGCGAACTTTAAGGCCGACGGGCTGATCGTCTCCACTCCCACCGGTTCCACGGCCTACAACCTGGCGGCAGGCGGACCCATCGTTCAGCCCGGCATGCACTCCATCATCATCAACCCCATCTGCCCGCATATCCTGACCAACCGTCCCGTGGTCGTGCGGGACGCAAGCGAGATCGAGATTGTCCTTAAATCGGAGAACACGGAGGTGCATCTTACCCTCGACGGGCAGGTTGGTTTCTCCCTCCGGGGAGAGGATGTCATCCGGATCGTCAAGGCGGATCATACCCTCCGGCTGATCTCCGTGCCGGGGAAGAACTATTTTGATGTGCTGCGGACCAAGTTGAAATGGACGGAACGCTGATGATCCCGCCGCACATACTTCATCTGCGGTGTTTCTTCGGGTTTTTCGTCACGGCAGCGTATGATCAATATGCCTCATCCCTCGAAAACCTCGCTCCTTGCATCTGAAGCATGTGCAGTGAAATCATCATTTTTCTAAAAGGATAATGTTTTTATGGTGGAACAGTACGACCTGGTGATTATCGGGGGCGGGCCGGCGGGGATGGCGGCAGGCGTCTTTGCCGCACGTTACCGGTTGAAGACGATCATCCTCGAAAAGTCGGTCGTCGGCGGTCAGCCGGCGGTGGCCGAGCGGATTGAGAACTTCCCCGGTTTCCCGGAACTCGACGGGTGGGATTTTGCGACCCGGCTGGAAAAACATGTTACAAGCCTCGATGTCCCGATTTTGGAATCGGGCGAGGTCCGCGGAGTTGAGCCGGACGGGAAGGGGTACCGGGTCGTCGCCAATAAGGGAAGTTACGAAACAAAGACGGTCCTTGTGGCGACGGGCGGCCGTTCGCGGCTTCTCGGCGTGCCGGGAGAGGAGAAATTCTCCCGCAGGGGGGTCCACTATTGTGCCCAGTGTGCCGGCTTCGGCTATGAGGGAAAACGGATCGCCGTCGTCGGGGGAGGGGAGTCGGCCCTTTTGGGGGCGCTCTATCTTTCCGGGATCGGCCGGGAGGTTTTCCTGCTTCATCGCCGTGAGGGATTCCGGGGGGAAAAGGTCTTGCAGGAACGGATCGATGCTGCGGAGAAGATCCGGCAGATCCGAGGAACCGTCGTTGAAGAGATCCTTGGGGAGAAGACCCTCTCCGGGATTTGCCTCCGAAACGTCAAAAGCGGTGAGCGGACGACCCTCGAAGTGGATGCCCTCTTTGTTTATGTCGGCTGCGTTCCCAATACCGCTTTTATTAATGCCGAAAAGGATGCAAAGGGCTTTCTCCGGGTCAATCTCGCGATGGAGACTACCCTTCCCGGTGTCTTTGCCTGCGGGAACGCGGTCCGCGAAGATGCCCAGATCATCTCCGCCATGGGCGAAGGGGCCGTGGCGGTCCTCTCCGCTGCGGAATACATAACGGCCCACCTCGATATATGACTCAGCCGGACTAAACTGATTATACTTCGAAGTATGGATTTCGCAAGGGTTTTCCCCTGCCGCTAATCTATGGGCAGATTCTTCTCGTAAAGTGTGTAGGCGATCGGTTCCTTGTTCTCGTATCCGATACGGGCCCTTCTCTTCTCGTCCAGGAGATGGTATTTCACAACGATCTTCAAGGCGGCGGGCCTTGGTGTCGTATCGGTCTGGAAGGCAAAGGTATAGTCCCGGGGTTTCCCTTTCGGTAAACGCGTATCCCACAGGTCTGCAATGAAAGGACGCCACATAATATGCCTCTTGAGCATGAATGTTTTCTCTTTCAGGACATCTTTCCTGCCGTCCGTGAGTGTGAAGGTTACACTCAGATGCCGGTCGGGCGTGCCGGTTGGGAGAAAGTGGTCCGTGCCGGTGTTGGTCAGGGTCAGGGTGTATTTCTTTCGGTTTCGGCGGGGCGAGGGGTTTTCTTCCACCATGACGGTGAGTGCCTGCCGGATCATTGCCGGATCGTGGCCACCCCGCCAGAGGTGGTGCGCATGGCCGTTTTCCTCCTTTTCTTCGGGCATGTGGCAGCCGGTACAGCCGGCTTTCCTGCTGCCGGCTTCTTTGATTTCACGAAAGGTCCCGCAGGGCGGCAGCCGGTAGAATGTGTCCCAGCGCCTGCCTGAAACGAGATGGCACCTTCGGCATACACTGCTTCCATCGGTAAAGCGGGGGTCTTTGCGGACGGGGTGGGGGGCATCCCCACTTTCGCGGGGGCCGAGGATCACGCCGTCGGTAACGTGGCAGACGGCACAGGTCACCCCCTCTTTTTGAAGTTCCGGATCGAAGTCCGGGTTGGGCCGGAGGATGGGGTCGAGCTTGTCCCGGTCCCGGAATCCGAGAACGCGGTTCTCCTGCTGGTTTTCCAGCGGGATGTGGCAGTTCATGCAGATTTGTTGAGAGCCGTCGAAACGGGTATCGGCCTGGAAGTAGGGGTCGGTCCAGGCGCGGGCATGGATGCTTCCCGACCATTCTTCGAAGATCTCCCGGTGACATTTTCCGCACTCCCGTGCACTCAACGAGACGAGACCTGTCGGCAATTTCCCGGCCGGTATGGGGCGTTCAAAGGCTTTCGTTACCACAAAGATACTCAGGGGCCGCACGAAGCGGTAGAGCATGAACAGGCTGA
Above is a window of Deltaproteobacteria bacterium DNA encoding:
- a CDS encoding CBS domain-containing protein: MNVKELIREGNHTIYSIGKDGSVAEAIEQLVEHEIGALIVTDNGKPVGVFSERDVLTTWVRKGDRMFRDIKVQEVMTGNMIVVEPKDDLCYVMNVMVKNRIRHLPVVEDHHLVGVLSIRDVVKTQVTNLQAENHYLKEYITDKYPG
- a CDS encoding OsmC family protein, which codes for MTEQAELEGLESYKAKINPVTKGTVTWKEDLIFEARTQVGYDFEFDGRVQWGCAPTESLLLSLGGCMGIDVAMFLKKMRVELSSLKVELTGERNPTPPQYYKKIDITVRASGEGLNENKMKRAVKLSHEKYCSVYHSLRKDLEVNVHYVLE
- a CDS encoding NAD(+) kinase, with amino-acid sequence MKIGIIVKPRLEAGEVLRSLLFYLRQRDVEIFLDPETAGLIGEPGSCPKSEIPSRVDLIAVLGGDGTLLSVARLIGARDVPIFGVNLGSLGFLTEVTLDELYPTLDRVIAGEVDLDERIMLTASVIREGEKISSDSVLNDIVINKSALAKIIDLAAYIDGKHIANFKADGLIVSTPTGSTAYNLAAGGPIVQPGMHSIIINPICPHILTNRPVVVRDASEIEIVLKSENTEVHLTLDGQVGFSLRGEDVIRIVKADHTLRLISVPGKNYFDVLRTKLKWTER
- a CDS encoding FAD-dependent oxidoreductase, which encodes MVEQYDLVIIGGGPAGMAAGVFAARYRLKTIILEKSVVGGQPAVAERIENFPGFPELDGWDFATRLEKHVTSLDVPILESGEVRGVEPDGKGYRVVANKGSYETKTVLVATGGRSRLLGVPGEEKFSRRGVHYCAQCAGFGYEGKRIAVVGGGESALLGALYLSGIGREVFLLHRREGFRGEKVLQERIDAAEKIRQIRGTVVEEILGEKTLSGICLRNVKSGERTTLEVDALFVYVGCVPNTAFINAEKDAKGFLRVNLAMETTLPGVFACGNAVREDAQIISAMGEGAVAVLSAAEYITAHLDI
- a CDS encoding VOC family protein, producing the protein MFRLTGLNHLAFATGDMDGTIHYWRDLLGMRLVVAMGKPGYRQYFFEISPNDMVTFFEWPDVESVPYKRHGDPVNGPFIFDHVSFGVEKEEDLWELIDRLEAADFPVSDVIDHGFIHSIYTYDPNGIPLEFSHNVEGVDVRRRPVMADEAPSEVTREGSEPHRTFWPEVVEPTPEGERILTPGAGSELFPGGETG
- a CDS encoding response regulator gives rise to the protein MDRKILVVDDEKLVRWSIQKSMGQKECKVVSAANGAEAMEKIEQEHFDLIITDLVMPGFNGIEVARRAREIQPDAKIVMMTAYGSVLDKEEARSAGVLSFINKPFMVNEVRSVVQELLSENT
- the cobB gene encoding hydrogenobyrinic acid a,c-diamide synthase (glutamine-hydrolyzing), encoding MKNQEHRPRILISAPHRSSGKSTISIGLSAAFRERGVSVQPFKKGPDYIDPMWLTRAAGRECRNLDFFMMGEESIRRTFAAAGRDAGLSLIEGNMGFFDGLDLEGTDSTAALARLLRVPAILVVNTRRMTRGIAPLVLGHQQFEPGTPVAGVILNRIRGARHEKKLREALVRYSGIEVVGAIPDDQGLLIEERHLGLTPVKENLSLPPVVEKLSGAVSAHVDLDRVLEIARSAPEIAGEKEEPDFFPEPDVRIGVAMDPAFTFYYPENLSALRRAGAGLVPFNTLKDHTLPDVNALYIGGGFPEVFMEALEKNSLLRGAIREAVEEGLPVYAECGGLMYLTRSITYRGEKRAMVGVLPCDVEMHERPMGHGYVILETTGKASWLTPRKAVHAHEFHHSKVVNLGKVDFAYRMVRGRGVAGRLDGILHKNVLAAYTHLHAGGDPRWAVEFCAFVRETGFALPPGH